From one Verrucomicrobiia bacterium genomic stretch:
- the nadA gene encoding quinolinate synthase NadA, producing MAPAQYDALSRKILELKKKLNAIILAHNYQVSEIQDVADYVGDSLGLAQQAAKTSADVIVFCGVHFMAETAKILNPNKVVILPDKDAGCSLEESCPGEKLKAFQATNPNFYTIAYINCSAEVKALSDVIVTSGNAMKIVNAAPKDKDLLFVPDENLGSWVMEKTGRPMTLWKGNCYVHVEWTHAAISKIRQTHPHAPLVAHPECTKAVRMLADEVCSTEKMVTYCQKSPAKEIIIATEAGMLHRLQKECPGKTFIPAPTENCRCNECHFMKMNTLEKLYDCMLNLNPQVELPKEIIERARLPIERMLEISARPE from the coding sequence ATGGCTCCGGCGCAGTATGATGCCCTATCGCGCAAGATCCTGGAGCTGAAGAAGAAGCTCAACGCCATCATCCTGGCGCATAACTACCAAGTGTCCGAGATTCAGGACGTGGCGGATTATGTGGGTGACTCGCTTGGCCTCGCACAACAAGCCGCCAAGACGAGTGCGGATGTGATCGTTTTCTGCGGGGTGCATTTCATGGCGGAGACGGCGAAGATTCTCAATCCGAACAAGGTCGTCATCTTGCCGGATAAGGACGCGGGTTGCTCACTGGAAGAGAGTTGCCCGGGTGAAAAACTGAAGGCGTTCCAGGCGACGAATCCGAATTTTTACACCATCGCGTATATCAATTGCAGCGCGGAGGTGAAGGCGCTGAGCGATGTGATCGTGACGAGCGGTAACGCGATGAAGATCGTGAACGCGGCACCGAAGGACAAGGACCTGCTCTTCGTGCCGGATGAGAATCTGGGCTCATGGGTGATGGAGAAGACGGGTCGCCCGATGACTTTGTGGAAGGGCAATTGCTACGTGCACGTGGAGTGGACGCACGCAGCGATTTCGAAGATCCGGCAGACGCATCCGCACGCGCCGCTGGTGGCGCATCCGGAATGCACGAAGGCCGTGCGCATGCTGGCGGATGAGGTGTGCTCCACGGAGAAGATGGTGACGTATTGCCAGAAATCTCCGGCGAAGGAGATCATCATCGCCACGGAAGCAGGCATGCTGCATCGCCTGCAGAAGGAGTGCCCGGGCAAGACATTCATCCCGGCGCCCACGGAGAATTGCCGGTGCAACGAGTGTCACTTCATGAAGATGAACACGCTCGAGAAGCTGTATGATTGCATGCTGAACCTGAATCCACAGGTGGAGTTGCCGAAGGAGATCATCGAGCGGGCGCGGTTGCCGATCGAGCGGATGTTGGAGATCTCGGCGCGGCCGGAGTGA
- a CDS encoding DUF47 family protein → MFSLQQLFGEGDKFFDLLEASAEEARNSMRCLVDFLKHPNKTGAMDEFVLTRRKEKRITEQISEELVRTFVTGLEREEIEALSHALYKIPKTVEKFAERYHLASAQMKDVDFSKQAEAVEKTAEILVQMVKLLRKLPPLEKVKELNDRLQYVEGEADKIMLELLKELYAGKYDPIKTMIAKDLYELLEKVVDRCRDAGGVVTHIVLKNS, encoded by the coding sequence ATGTTTTCACTGCAACAGCTATTTGGTGAAGGTGACAAGTTTTTTGATCTGCTGGAAGCCAGCGCGGAAGAGGCGCGGAACAGCATGCGCTGCCTCGTCGATTTCCTGAAGCATCCGAACAAAACGGGTGCCATGGATGAATTCGTCCTGACGCGCCGGAAGGAGAAGCGCATCACTGAGCAGATCAGTGAGGAACTGGTGCGCACATTCGTCACTGGCTTGGAGCGTGAAGAGATCGAGGCGCTTTCACACGCACTCTATAAGATTCCCAAGACGGTGGAGAAGTTCGCCGAGCGTTATCATCTGGCCAGCGCTCAGATGAAGGATGTGGATTTCAGCAAGCAGGCGGAAGCCGTGGAGAAGACTGCTGAGATCCTTGTGCAGATGGTGAAGCTGCTGCGCAAGCTGCCGCCGCTCGAGAAGGTGAAAGAATTAAACGACCGCCTGCAGTACGTGGAAGGCGAAGCGGACAAGATCATGCTGGAACTGCTCAAGGAGCTTTACGCCGGCAAGTATGACCCGATCAAAACGATGATCGCCAAGGATCTCTACGAGCTGCTCGAGAAGGTCGTGGACCGCTGCCGCGATGCCGGTGGTGTGGTGACGCACATCGTGTTGAAGAATTCGTAA
- a CDS encoding zinc-binding dehydrogenase — protein sequence MHAYQLMEHGKPGRFEYREVPDPIPGADEVVVRVRACGLNHLDLWTEKGELPTPIKLPRTQGGEVAGEIVELGGDVDQWQVGDRVAIQSNLFCGECEFCRRGDESICLKSELLGVQKDGGFAEKVLVPARALVRLPDAVDFTTGAALTLAASTAMHMLTDRTEVKPGDWVLVMAGASGVGSAAVQIAKQLGGKVIATGSTVEKRELAKQLGADFVVDTSATDWSVEVRKITGKRGVDVVVEHIGGPVLEQIFHCLARGGTIVTCGATAGREITLNLWPLFVKQQRLIGSYGRNRADLQATLEWAAEGKIKATIDAIYPLAEANKAYERLHARQVLGKVLVEPGMVKEDKWSKRGAGPSF from the coding sequence ATGCACGCGTATCAGTTGATGGAACATGGGAAACCTGGGCGTTTTGAATATCGTGAAGTGCCTGACCCCATCCCCGGTGCCGATGAAGTGGTGGTGCGGGTGCGGGCTTGCGGGTTGAATCATTTGGATCTCTGGACGGAGAAAGGGGAGTTGCCCACGCCGATCAAATTGCCACGCACGCAAGGCGGCGAAGTCGCTGGGGAAATCGTGGAGCTGGGCGGGGATGTGGACCAATGGCAGGTGGGGGATCGCGTGGCCATCCAATCGAATCTCTTTTGTGGGGAGTGCGAGTTCTGCCGTCGTGGAGATGAATCCATCTGTTTGAAGAGCGAATTGCTCGGTGTGCAGAAGGATGGCGGGTTTGCAGAAAAGGTTCTGGTGCCAGCGCGGGCTTTGGTGCGTTTGCCGGACGCGGTGGATTTCACAACCGGCGCAGCACTGACACTCGCTGCTAGCACGGCGATGCATATGCTGACGGATCGCACGGAAGTGAAGCCGGGCGATTGGGTGCTGGTGATGGCGGGGGCGAGTGGCGTGGGCTCAGCGGCGGTGCAGATCGCGAAGCAACTGGGCGGCAAGGTCATCGCCACGGGTTCCACGGTAGAGAAGCGCGAATTGGCGAAACAGCTCGGTGCGGATTTCGTGGTCGATACGTCCGCGACGGATTGGTCCGTGGAGGTGCGGAAGATCACGGGCAAGCGCGGTGTGGATGTGGTGGTGGAGCACATCGGCGGTCCGGTGCTCGAACAGATTTTCCACTGCCTCGCTCGCGGCGGCACGATCGTTACTTGTGGTGCCACGGCGGGACGTGAGATCACGTTGAATCTCTGGCCGCTCTTCGTGAAGCAACAACGGCTTATCGGCAGTTACGGGCGTAATCGCGCTGACCTGCAAGCGACACTTGAATGGGCGGCGGAGGGAAAGATCAAGGCGACGATTGATGCTATCTATCCGCTGGCAGAAGCGAACAAGGCGTATGAGCGGCTGCACGCGCGTCAGGTGTTGGGCAAGGTGCTCGTGGAACCGGGGATGGTGAAGGAGGATAAGTGGTCAAAGCGGGGAGCGGGGCCGTCGTTTTGA
- a CDS encoding sigma-70 family RNA polymerase sigma factor, whose translation MTDLQRIEGLYDEHARTLHAFLLNFTRSEADTKDLLQELFIKLAKQPALLKGLHDEKAFLLRLAHNQAIDLIRRNASKGRVVDELTEASANLFQDAADPDTNSFRRELSLALGELPTDQRAVVHLKLWEGMTFEEIAGALELSPNTAASRYRYGLDKLRARLRPLYDEIK comes from the coding sequence ATGACGGATTTGCAACGCATTGAGGGCCTCTACGATGAGCACGCCCGGACGTTGCATGCCTTTCTCCTGAACTTCACGCGCAGCGAGGCGGATACGAAAGACCTCCTGCAAGAACTCTTCATCAAGCTCGCGAAGCAACCGGCCTTGCTCAAAGGCCTGCACGATGAAAAAGCCTTCCTTCTGCGGCTCGCGCACAATCAAGCCATCGACCTCATCCGACGCAATGCCAGCAAGGGCCGCGTGGTCGATGAACTCACCGAAGCTTCTGCGAACCTGTTTCAAGATGCGGCTGACCCGGATACGAACTCCTTTCGCAGAGAACTTTCGCTGGCCCTCGGCGAACTGCCTACGGACCAACGCGCCGTGGTGCATCTGAAACTCTGGGAGGGTATGACGTTTGAGGAGATCGCGGGCGCGCTGGAGCTGTCGCCGAACACGGCGGCCAGCCGGTATCGCTACGGGTTAGACAAATTACGGGCGCGCTTGCGTCCACTCTATGACGAGATCAAGTGA
- a CDS encoding rhomboid family intramembrane serine protease, with translation MDASAPRHYPHRERWYQTVTGWIIFVNIVMFFVQMWLDGDDQEFTYSWALSLPGLQEGHWWQLLTFQVLHGGFLHLLINCLLIHVMGRAMENYIGKRRLLEVYLASGVAGGLLEIAIKFLWPDEFPSAVLGASAGACGLIAVFATLFPWQPLRVLILFVIPVSMKARTLLLFSIIISLVGMTGVIHDGIAHAGHLGGILWGVIYTKLRLPDYILPPPPPMPPPPPNPPPATPPPLP, from the coding sequence ATGGATGCTTCGGCTCCAAGACACTATCCACACCGGGAGCGCTGGTATCAGACCGTTACCGGTTGGATCATCTTCGTGAACATCGTGATGTTCTTCGTCCAGATGTGGCTGGACGGTGACGATCAGGAGTTCACGTATTCATGGGCCTTGAGCCTGCCCGGATTGCAGGAAGGGCACTGGTGGCAGTTGCTCACGTTTCAGGTATTGCACGGTGGGTTTTTGCATCTGCTGATCAATTGCCTGCTCATCCATGTGATGGGGCGGGCGATGGAAAATTACATCGGCAAACGGCGGTTGCTGGAGGTCTATCTGGCGAGCGGTGTGGCAGGGGGGCTGTTGGAGATAGCGATCAAGTTTCTCTGGCCAGATGAATTTCCCAGTGCCGTATTGGGCGCATCGGCAGGAGCCTGTGGATTGATCGCAGTGTTTGCCACGCTCTTCCCATGGCAACCCTTGCGCGTGCTGATCCTCTTTGTCATACCGGTCTCGATGAAAGCGCGGACGCTGCTTTTGTTCTCCATCATCATTTCACTGGTCGGCATGACGGGTGTGATCCATGACGGCATAGCGCATGCGGGACACTTAGGCGGCATACTCTGGGGCGTCATCTATACGAAGCTGCGTCTGCCCGATTACATCCTGCCACCGCCCCCGCCGATGCCGCCACCACCACCCAATCCGCCCCCGGCCACACCGCCTCCTTTGCCTTAA
- a CDS encoding NAD(P)H-dependent oxidoreductase has product MFAEEDAAVKVLVVIGSPAQKSVTATVMMQIADRIKKRGGIVDVLDLSLEPLPLFNPETAFKAEYYAPVRERVLKADVIVVGTPDYHGSISSTLKNFLDHFWKEYAGKLIASVVGSFEKGLTVTDQIRTVARQSYAWSMPYAMAFQDKEDVIDGKLLSETFTKRVDMFARDVVVYGKVLAEQRKYDLESAEVGFMVRYRK; this is encoded by the coding sequence ATGTTTGCTGAAGAAGATGCAGCGGTAAAAGTATTGGTGGTCATCGGCAGTCCGGCGCAGAAGTCGGTGACGGCCACGGTGATGATGCAGATTGCGGACCGCATTAAGAAACGCGGCGGCATTGTGGATGTGCTGGACCTGAGCCTCGAACCTCTGCCGCTCTTCAATCCCGAGACGGCTTTTAAGGCGGAGTATTATGCACCCGTTCGCGAACGTGTGTTAAAGGCGGATGTCATCGTGGTGGGCACGCCCGATTATCACGGGAGCATCAGCAGCACGCTCAAGAATTTTCTCGATCATTTCTGGAAGGAGTATGCGGGCAAGCTCATCGCGTCCGTGGTCGGCTCGTTCGAAAAAGGGCTGACGGTGACGGATCAGATCCGCACGGTGGCGCGGCAATCCTATGCGTGGTCCATGCCGTATGCCATGGCGTTTCAGGACAAGGAAGACGTCATTGACGGCAAGCTGCTCAGCGAGACGTTCACGAAGCGCGTGGATATGTTCGCACGGGATGTGGTGGTGTATGGCAAGGTGCTGGCAGAGCAACGTAAGTATGATCTGGAATCGGCAGAAGTGGGCTTCATGGTGCGGTATCGGAAATAA
- a CDS encoding sigma-70 family RNA polymerase sigma factor: MGDSEQLPVADARAGDAKAWDILFRRYQLPLYAYVMELVRHEQTALDVVQETFINAVRHLKSLREDARFGSWLFSIAHQKVVQQWRKQGREREWIADGLMDGEVEFAAAEAGPDGSLVEQEDSAELLAHLERLPLAQRSVLVLHYLEEFSLEEIASITEVPLGTVKSRLHHARTALRKQLEGTTR; encoded by the coding sequence GTGGGCGACTCTGAACAACTACCCGTGGCGGATGCCCGGGCGGGGGATGCCAAAGCGTGGGACATTCTGTTCCGGCGCTATCAACTGCCACTCTATGCCTACGTCATGGAACTCGTGCGCCACGAACAGACTGCCTTGGATGTCGTCCAGGAGACGTTCATCAATGCCGTGCGGCACCTGAAATCCCTGCGGGAAGATGCACGGTTCGGCTCCTGGCTCTTCAGCATCGCGCATCAGAAAGTAGTGCAACAATGGCGCAAGCAAGGTCGTGAGCGGGAATGGATCGCCGACGGCTTGATGGATGGCGAAGTGGAATTCGCGGCCGCCGAAGCAGGACCGGATGGGAGCTTGGTAGAGCAAGAGGATTCAGCCGAGTTGTTGGCGCATCTGGAGCGGTTGCCCTTGGCTCAACGATCCGTGCTGGTGTTGCATTACCTGGAGGAATTTTCCTTGGAAGAGATCGCAAGCATCACCGAAGTGCCGCTAGGCACCGTGAAGTCGCGACTGCATCACGCGCGCACGGCCCTGCGCAAGCAATTGGAGGGGACGACAAGATGA
- a CDS encoding inorganic phosphate transporter — protein sequence MTLILCVILVALIFEYINGFHDTANSIATVVATKVLTPKQAVAMAAICNLIGALMGSAVASTIGKGLVDIDYVTSATILCGLLSGIIWNLITWYFGIPSSSSHALIGGLVGSTLAAAHGNWDVIHFTEKGGILQKVIIPMFVSPICGIVMGFVIMGFLYYFLRKWRPNTVKNVFGNLQIFSAAGMGVAHGLNDAQKTMGIIALTLLAGTKAGSLDQIPHFMDFLKTTEPVPGQKLEVALWIKLMCAVTMAAGTWAGGWKIIKTLGHKMVRLQPVHGFAAETTAATVISVASFFGIPLSTTHVISSSIMGVGAAKRLNAVKWTVVERMVWAWVFTLPVTGILGYLMVRFGILVGWMD from the coding sequence ATGACACTGATTCTTTGCGTCATATTGGTCGCGTTGATTTTCGAGTACATCAACGGCTTCCATGACACGGCCAACTCCATCGCCACGGTCGTTGCCACGAAAGTGCTGACGCCGAAGCAGGCGGTGGCCATGGCGGCGATCTGTAACTTGATCGGTGCGTTGATGGGCTCCGCAGTGGCCAGCACCATCGGCAAAGGCTTGGTGGATATCGATTACGTGACCTCTGCCACGATCTTGTGCGGATTACTCTCTGGCATCATCTGGAATTTGATCACGTGGTATTTCGGCATCCCGTCCAGTTCCAGCCATGCATTGATCGGCGGTCTGGTGGGTTCCACGCTGGCGGCGGCGCATGGGAATTGGGACGTGATCCATTTCACGGAGAAGGGCGGCATCCTGCAAAAGGTGATCATTCCGATGTTCGTATCCCCGATCTGCGGCATCGTGATGGGTTTCGTCATCATGGGTTTCTTGTATTACTTCCTGCGCAAGTGGCGGCCTAACACAGTTAAAAATGTGTTCGGCAATCTCCAAATCTTCAGTGCGGCGGGCATGGGCGTGGCGCATGGCTTGAACGATGCTCAAAAGACCATGGGTATCATCGCGCTGACATTGCTGGCGGGAACGAAAGCCGGCTCGCTCGATCAAATCCCTCACTTCATGGATTTCTTGAAGACGACAGAGCCAGTCCCGGGGCAAAAGCTGGAAGTGGCACTGTGGATCAAACTCATGTGCGCGGTCACGATGGCGGCGGGCACTTGGGCGGGTGGCTGGAAGATCATCAAGACATTGGGGCATAAGATGGTGCGTCTGCAACCCGTGCATGGCTTTGCTGCGGAAACGACAGCAGCGACGGTCATCAGTGTGGCGAGCTTCTTCGGTATCCCGCTTTCTACCACTCACGTTATCTCCTCCTCCATCATGGGCGTGGGCGCGGCGAAGCGCCTGAACGCAGTGAAGTGGACGGTGGTGGAGCGCATGGTGTGGGCGTGGGTGTTCACGCTGCCGGTGACGGGGATTTTGGGTTATCTCATGGTGCGGTTCGGGATTTTGGTGGGTTGGATGGATTGA
- a CDS encoding M3 family oligoendopeptidase produces MNLLPFGNLPPHRPRRFVPEQIDLGNWEQIKPLFDKLEVEADQCVSVTDLERWILNWDELRAALDEESARRYIAMSCHTESKEAEGAYLHFVEKIDPELKPRNFTLEKIYLESPLRKQLDQTRFAVYDRSIKNHVELYREENVALETEEAKLGQQYQKLAGSLTVNFRGEEKTLIQMGRFLEEPDRALRQEAWELVAKRRLQEADKFEELFDGLIKLREQIAKNAGFGNYRDYAFKARERFDYGPEDCAKFHQAIEDHFIPAMKQLQAERKKQLGVEQLRPWDLSVDPFNRAALRPFEKVDQMVTNTQKIFDQIDAGLAAGFKQMRDLKLLDLENRKGKAPGGYQSTLNEARLPFIFMNAVGVQRDVETMLHEAGHAFHALATREQDIYAYRGAPIEFCEVASMSMELLGNEFLEEFYNETDANRARKTHLEGIIGIFPWIATVDAFQQWIYTHPGHTRAERKAAWLALMDRFGGSTEWSGYEDARAYMWHRQLHIFLYPFYYVEYGIAQLGALQVWANSKKNKAKALKDYQDALALGGSKPLPELFSAAGCRFQFDGPTVQPLAQLVTSELATMK; encoded by the coding sequence ATGAACTTGCTGCCGTTTGGGAATTTGCCGCCGCATCGTCCGCGCCGTTTCGTGCCGGAGCAGATCGACTTGGGGAATTGGGAGCAGATAAAGCCTCTTTTCGACAAGTTGGAAGTTGAAGCTGACCAGTGTGTTAGCGTGACGGATCTGGAGAGGTGGATATTGAACTGGGATGAACTGCGCGCCGCCTTGGATGAAGAATCGGCCCGACGTTATATAGCCATGTCTTGCCATACGGAGAGCAAGGAAGCAGAAGGTGCCTATCTGCACTTCGTGGAAAAGATTGATCCGGAGTTGAAACCCCGAAATTTCACTCTCGAAAAAATCTATCTGGAGAGTCCGTTGCGGAAGCAGCTCGATCAAACGCGCTTCGCTGTCTATGACCGCAGCATCAAGAATCACGTGGAACTCTATCGCGAGGAAAACGTGGCGCTCGAAACGGAAGAGGCGAAGCTCGGCCAGCAGTATCAGAAGCTCGCGGGCAGTCTCACGGTGAATTTCCGTGGCGAGGAGAAAACGCTCATCCAGATGGGCCGATTCCTCGAAGAGCCGGATCGGGCATTGCGCCAGGAGGCTTGGGAACTGGTGGCCAAACGACGTTTGCAAGAAGCGGACAAGTTCGAAGAACTGTTCGATGGCCTTATCAAGTTGCGCGAACAGATCGCGAAGAATGCGGGGTTTGGTAATTATCGTGATTACGCGTTCAAGGCGCGCGAACGGTTTGATTACGGCCCGGAAGATTGTGCGAAGTTCCATCAAGCCATCGAGGATCACTTCATCCCCGCGATGAAGCAGCTTCAGGCGGAGCGGAAGAAACAGCTCGGCGTGGAGCAGTTACGCCCGTGGGATTTATCGGTGGACCCGTTCAATCGCGCGGCGTTGCGTCCCTTCGAGAAGGTGGACCAGATGGTGACGAACACGCAGAAGATATTTGACCAGATCGATGCCGGGCTGGCAGCGGGCTTCAAGCAGATGCGCGATCTGAAGTTGCTGGACCTCGAAAATCGCAAGGGCAAAGCGCCCGGCGGTTATCAATCCACTTTGAACGAAGCACGGTTGCCGTTCATCTTCATGAATGCTGTGGGTGTGCAACGCGATGTGGAGACGATGTTGCATGAGGCGGGTCATGCGTTTCATGCGCTGGCCACGCGTGAGCAGGACATCTACGCGTATCGCGGTGCGCCGATCGAGTTCTGCGAAGTCGCTTCCATGAGCATGGAATTGCTCGGGAACGAATTCCTCGAAGAATTCTATAACGAGACGGATGCGAACCGCGCGCGCAAGACGCATCTGGAAGGCATCATCGGCATCTTCCCGTGGATCGCCACGGTGGATGCGTTCCAGCAATGGATCTACACGCATCCGGGTCACACTCGTGCGGAGCGGAAGGCCGCATGGCTCGCGCTCATGGACCGTTTCGGCGGTTCTACGGAGTGGAGCGGTTATGAAGATGCGCGGGCCTATATGTGGCACCGGCAATTGCACATCTTCCTCTATCCCTTCTACTACGTAGAATACGGCATCGCACAGCTCGGTGCACTGCAAGTCTGGGCGAACTCGAAGAAGAACAAGGCCAAGGCGCTGAAGGATTATCAGGATGCGCTGGCATTGGGCGGCTCGAAGCCGTTGCCGGAATTGTTCAGCGCGGCGGGTTGCCGCTTCCAGTTCGATGGACCGACCGTGCAGCCTTTGGCGCAATTGGTCACCAGCGAGCTGGCCACTATGAAATAA
- a CDS encoding response regulator, with protein sequence MPRILVIDDNDTFRTTICMWLKRHGYEVLEASNGKVGMQVLATSEPDVMLTDIMMPEQDGLETIQAVRKKLPKLRIIAMSGGMLDGRVDFLPIAAKFGANHVMPKPFSGSELLLVLEKVLATNSDTKNG encoded by the coding sequence ATGCCACGGATTCTTGTCATAGATGATAACGACACCTTTCGAACCACTATCTGCATGTGGTTGAAGCGTCACGGCTACGAAGTTCTGGAAGCTTCCAACGGCAAAGTCGGCATGCAGGTCCTTGCCACTTCGGAGCCGGATGTCATGCTGACAGACATCATGATGCCGGAACAGGACGGCCTTGAAACCATCCAGGCCGTGCGCAAGAAGCTGCCGAAACTCCGCATCATCGCCATGTCCGGCGGCATGCTCGATGGCCGCGTGGATTTTCTACCTATCGCCGCCAAATTCGGTGCGAATCACGTGATGCCCAAGCCTTTCAGCGGGAGCGAACTCCTGCTCGTGCTGGAAAAGGTCTTGGCCACGAACAGCGACACGAAGAACGGCTAA
- a CDS encoding DUF885 domain-containing protein: MNQTGKTFEGILDRYFETTLEKHPVYANYVGLKAGEGKLDRADLASIEAAEKLRRKTLEALEGINPRELTNEQHLDRLALRSQLLNEMEDYATASHELSPDAPDTLLNLLLHELQRGDDELARAAKNIRAILKAAPRYLAEDAAVVTRPERVWLKIMQETCDSADSLFTAVAGFLAKAQAGAKDTELIADVQKAVKSYRDTVSARELAPEGSFAVGVESLQRRVRDQVGLNYSLGEIETLALGEVERIGALLKQACKKFGKGSDADAIVAKAREEWNPGGDLLGVYRKETDRVAQAFREAKAVTFPVGDELQVRPVPEFMRHLFPTAAYSSPGAFEKRQRGIFWVNDLSVTKTTEAEKLKERQQHFGLSLTSAHEAYPGHHLQFVIANQHPRKWRRLFAHAVFYEGWTLWCEQMMVDLKIDRSPWLEVQQLHDALWRCHRILVDLRLQTGRYSYAQAVKHMQKHLGFTKARAEADVNWYTSSPAVPMSYWLGRLENARLHKRLVEGRGWKLRQFNDWLISHGTLPQAWLERYMLD, encoded by the coding sequence ATGAACCAGACGGGCAAAACTTTTGAAGGGATACTGGACCGCTACTTCGAGACGACACTGGAGAAACATCCAGTGTATGCGAATTACGTGGGCCTCAAAGCGGGTGAGGGGAAGTTGGATCGCGCCGATCTGGCGAGTATCGAGGCGGCGGAAAAGCTGCGTCGCAAGACGTTGGAGGCCCTGGAGGGGATCAATCCGCGGGAGCTGACGAATGAGCAGCATCTGGATCGGTTGGCATTGCGCAGTCAGCTTCTCAATGAGATGGAGGATTACGCGACGGCGTCGCATGAGTTGTCGCCGGATGCGCCGGATACGTTGTTGAATCTGTTGCTGCATGAGTTGCAGCGCGGGGATGATGAACTGGCGCGGGCGGCGAAGAATATCCGCGCGATCTTGAAGGCGGCTCCGCGTTACTTGGCAGAAGACGCAGCAGTGGTGACGCGACCAGAACGGGTGTGGTTGAAGATCATGCAGGAGACTTGTGACAGTGCGGATTCGCTCTTCACGGCGGTGGCTGGATTCTTAGCGAAAGCGCAGGCGGGTGCGAAGGATACTGAGCTAATCGCGGATGTTCAGAAGGCGGTGAAGTCTTATCGCGATACGGTGAGTGCGCGGGAGTTGGCGCCGGAGGGGTCCTTCGCGGTGGGGGTCGAGTCATTGCAACGGCGGGTGCGGGATCAGGTGGGGTTGAATTATTCGCTGGGCGAGATTGAGACGCTGGCTCTCGGTGAAGTAGAACGCATCGGAGCGTTGCTGAAGCAGGCTTGCAAGAAGTTCGGCAAGGGCAGTGATGCGGATGCGATCGTGGCGAAGGCGCGGGAGGAGTGGAATCCGGGTGGCGACTTGCTCGGGGTGTATCGGAAAGAGACGGATCGCGTGGCGCAGGCGTTTCGTGAGGCGAAGGCGGTGACGTTTCCGGTGGGGGATGAATTGCAGGTACGGCCGGTGCCGGAATTCATGCGGCATCTGTTTCCCACGGCGGCTTATTCATCGCCGGGAGCATTCGAGAAACGGCAGCGCGGCATCTTCTGGGTGAATGACCTGAGTGTGACGAAGACGACGGAGGCGGAAAAGCTGAAGGAGCGTCAACAGCACTTCGGGCTGAGCCTGACGTCCGCGCATGAGGCGTATCCGGGGCATCACTTGCAATTCGTGATCGCGAACCAGCATCCACGCAAGTGGCGGCGGCTCTTCGCACACGCGGTGTTCTACGAAGGTTGGACGTTGTGGTGCGAGCAGATGATGGTGGACTTGAAGATCGACCGTTCGCCGTGGCTGGAGGTGCAACAACTGCACGATGCCTTGTGGCGTTGCCATCGCATTTTGGTGGACTTGCGCTTGCAGACAGGGCGTTACTCCTACGCGCAAGCGGTGAAGCACATGCAGAAGCATCTGGGCTTCACGAAAGCGCGCGCGGAAGCGGATGTGAACTGGTACACGAGTTCACCGGCAGTGCCGATGAGTTACTGGCTGGGGCGGTTGGAGAATGCGCGACTGCATAAACGACTCGTCGAGGGGCGTGGGTGGAAGTTGAGGCAGTTCAATGACTGGTTGATCAGTCATGGGACGCTGCCGCAGGCATGGTTGGAGCGGTATATGTTGGACTAG